A stretch of the Nissabacter sp. SGAir0207 genome encodes the following:
- the uca gene encoding urea carboxylase — MFEKLLVANRGAIACRIFRTLREMDVKSVAVFSDADAGSLHLREADEALSLGDGPAAHTYLVAEKIIHAAQQSGASAIHPGYGFLSENAAFAQACEAAGLAFVGPTPAQLRMFGLKHTARALAQENRVPLLPGTGLLESLAEAQGAAAEVGYPVMLKSTAGGGGIGMRICYHAADVAEAFDAVKRLGQNNFSDAGVFIEKYIERARHLEVQVFGDGQGEVIALGVRDCSIQRRNQKVLEETPAPNLPHGMAEALCSAAVTLAKAVCYRSAGTVEFVYDSQAEQFYFLEVNTRLQVEHGVTEQVWGVDLVRWMIALAAGELPPLRELAATLSPHGHAIQARLYAEDPGRQFQPSPGLLTDVAFPPADGRTLRIDSWVEAGCEIPPFFDPLLAKVITHRETRGQAIAALEQALAATRLYGVETNRGYLRQILAYAPFATGYPWTRCLDGLTYQATTLEVLSAGTQTTVQDFPGRLGYWAVGVPPSGPMDSLALRLANRLLGNSDSDAALEITMNGPTLRFNTAAVAAVTGVTLPVELDGVAQPMNQSFFIAAGQTLRLGDISGAGARSYLALRGGFLVPEYLGSKSTFTLGQFGGHAGRALRTGDVLHLAELQTHHAGERLPEALCPALPAVRQVRVIYGPHGAPEYFTPAYMETFFQTDWEVHFNSSRTGVRLIGPRPEWVRESGGEAGLHPSNIHDNPYAIGAVDFTGDMPVILGPDGPSLGGFVCPVTVIEADLCQLGQLKAGDRLRFVPVDIPTARQLVAEQDQTLATLRPVTSTWRPAAITSPVVLEMGRADERLVARVAGDTHLLLEIGDPELDLVLRFRAHALMQVLAASQHSAILDLTPGIRSLQIHYRPDALPLATLLSMVSTCWEEVCAQRDLRVPSRIVHLPLSWDDPACQQAIDKYMATVRRDAPWCPSNLEFIRRINDLPAVDDVYRTLFEASYLVMGLGDVYLGAPVATPLDPRHRLVTTKYNPARTWTAENSVGIGGAYLCIYGMEGPGGYQFVGRTLQMWNRYREVADFGGTPWLLRFFDQIRFYPVSAEELQNIRRDFPLGRYPLRIEQTELALADYQRFLTQEAESIAAFRTHQQAAFGAERDRWIASGQAHFESQEAAVEQSDEVPLQPGQQRVESAIAGNLWQVNVAEGDSVAAGDVLAIIEAMKMEIPLLAPCDGIVEAIQVASGATVRAGQGVFVLTRDVG, encoded by the coding sequence ATGTTTGAAAAACTTCTGGTTGCCAACCGTGGCGCGATTGCGTGCCGCATTTTCCGTACGCTGCGCGAGATGGACGTCAAAAGCGTGGCGGTATTTTCAGACGCCGATGCCGGTAGCCTGCATCTGCGCGAGGCAGATGAGGCCCTGAGCCTCGGCGATGGCCCGGCGGCGCACACCTATCTGGTGGCCGAGAAGATTATCCACGCGGCGCAACAGAGCGGGGCCAGCGCCATCCATCCCGGCTATGGTTTTCTGTCAGAGAACGCGGCCTTCGCGCAAGCCTGCGAGGCGGCAGGGCTGGCGTTTGTCGGCCCGACGCCAGCGCAACTGCGCATGTTTGGCCTGAAACATACTGCCCGCGCGCTGGCGCAGGAGAACCGGGTGCCGCTGCTGCCGGGCACCGGCCTGCTGGAGAGTCTGGCCGAGGCGCAGGGTGCGGCGGCCGAGGTGGGCTATCCGGTGATGCTAAAAAGCACCGCTGGCGGCGGCGGCATCGGGATGCGCATCTGTTACCACGCGGCGGATGTGGCCGAGGCGTTCGATGCCGTCAAGCGGCTGGGGCAGAACAACTTCAGCGATGCGGGCGTCTTCATCGAAAAATATATCGAACGGGCGCGCCACCTTGAGGTGCAGGTGTTTGGCGACGGGCAGGGCGAGGTGATTGCGCTGGGGGTGCGCGACTGCTCCATCCAGCGCCGTAACCAGAAGGTGCTGGAGGAGACGCCAGCCCCCAACCTGCCGCACGGCATGGCGGAAGCGCTCTGCTCCGCTGCCGTGACGCTTGCCAAGGCCGTCTGCTACCGCAGCGCTGGCACCGTGGAGTTTGTCTACGATAGTCAGGCGGAGCAGTTCTATTTCCTCGAGGTCAATACCCGGTTGCAGGTCGAGCATGGCGTTACCGAGCAGGTATGGGGGGTGGATCTGGTGCGCTGGATGATCGCTCTGGCGGCTGGTGAACTGCCGCCGCTGCGCGAGCTTGCCGCGACCCTGTCGCCCCACGGCCACGCCATTCAGGCGCGGCTCTATGCCGAAGATCCGGGCCGCCAGTTCCAGCCCTCGCCGGGCCTGCTGACCGATGTGGCGTTCCCGCCCGCCGATGGCCGCACGCTGCGCATCGATAGCTGGGTGGAGGCAGGCTGTGAGATCCCGCCATTTTTTGATCCCTTGCTGGCGAAAGTGATTACCCACCGCGAGACGCGCGGGCAGGCCATCGCGGCGCTCGAGCAGGCGCTGGCGGCCACCCGGCTGTATGGCGTGGAGACCAACCGCGGCTATTTGCGGCAGATTCTGGCCTATGCGCCCTTTGCCACCGGCTACCCGTGGACGCGCTGCTTGGATGGACTGACCTATCAGGCCACCACCTTGGAGGTGCTCTCTGCGGGCACCCAGACCACCGTGCAGGATTTCCCCGGCAGGCTGGGGTACTGGGCCGTGGGCGTGCCGCCCTCCGGCCCGATGGACAGCCTGGCGCTGCGCCTCGCCAACCGCCTGCTGGGCAACAGCGACAGTGACGCCGCGCTGGAGATCACCATGAACGGCCCTACGCTGCGCTTCAATACTGCGGCGGTAGCGGCGGTTACCGGGGTCACGCTGCCGGTGGAGCTGGATGGCGTGGCGCAGCCGATGAACCAGAGTTTCTTCATCGCCGCTGGCCAGACGCTGCGGCTGGGGGACATCAGCGGGGCGGGCGCGCGCAGTTACCTCGCCCTGCGCGGCGGGTTCCTTGTCCCAGAGTACCTCGGCAGCAAGAGCACCTTCACTTTGGGGCAGTTCGGCGGCCATGCTGGCCGCGCGTTGCGCACCGGCGACGTGCTCCATCTGGCGGAACTGCAAACGCACCATGCCGGCGAACGCCTGCCAGAGGCGCTGTGCCCGGCCCTGCCAGCCGTCCGGCAGGTGCGGGTGATCTACGGGCCACATGGCGCGCCGGAGTACTTCACCCCCGCCTACATGGAGACCTTCTTCCAGACCGACTGGGAGGTGCATTTTAACTCCAGCCGCACGGGCGTGCGCCTGATCGGGCCACGGCCAGAGTGGGTGAGGGAGAGCGGCGGCGAGGCCGGGCTGCACCCCTCCAACATCCATGACAACCCCTATGCCATCGGCGCGGTGGACTTTACCGGCGACATGCCCGTGATCCTCGGGCCAGACGGCCCGAGCCTCGGCGGCTTTGTCTGCCCGGTGACGGTGATTGAGGCCGATCTCTGCCAGCTCGGCCAGTTAAAGGCCGGTGACCGCCTGCGCTTTGTGCCGGTGGATATTCCGACGGCGCGGCAACTGGTCGCGGAGCAGGATCAGACGCTGGCAACCCTGCGCCCAGTCACCTCCACCTGGCGGCCTGCCGCCATCACCTCGCCGGTGGTGCTGGAGATGGGCAGGGCCGACGAGCGGCTGGTAGCACGCGTGGCGGGTGATACCCACCTGTTGCTGGAGATAGGTGACCCGGAGCTGGATCTGGTGCTGCGTTTCCGGGCACATGCGCTGATGCAAGTGCTGGCCGCCAGCCAGCATTCGGCCATCCTCGACCTGACGCCCGGCATCCGCTCCTTGCAGATTCACTACCGGCCCGACGCACTGCCGTTGGCGACCCTGCTCTCGATGGTTTCCACCTGCTGGGAAGAGGTGTGCGCCCAACGGGATCTGCGCGTGCCTTCGCGGATTGTGCACCTGCCGCTCTCTTGGGATGATCCCGCCTGCCAGCAAGCGATTGATAAGTATATGGCCACAGTGCGCCGCGATGCCCCGTGGTGCCCAAGCAACCTGGAGTTCATTCGCCGCATCAATGACCTGCCAGCAGTGGACGATGTTTACCGTACCCTGTTTGAGGCCAGCTATCTGGTGATGGGGCTGGGCGACGTTTACCTTGGCGCGCCTGTGGCGACACCGCTCGACCCGCGCCACCGGTTGGTCACCACCAAATACAACCCGGCGCGAACCTGGACGGCGGAGAACTCCGTGGGCATTGGCGGTGCCTACCTCTGCATCTATGGCATGGAGGGGCCGGGCGGTTACCAGTTTGTCGGGCGTACCTTGCAGATGTGGAACCGCTATCGCGAAGTCGCTGACTTTGGCGGCACCCCCTGGCTGCTGCGGTTCTTCGACCAGATCCGCTTCTACCCGGTCTCTGCGGAGGAGCTGCAAAACATCCGCCGCGACTTCCCGCTCGGGCGTTATCCACTGCGCATTGAACAGACCGAGCTGGCGCTGGCGGATTACCAACGCTTCCTGACGCAGGAGGCGGAGAGCATCGCTGCCTTCCGCACCCACCAGCAGGCCGCCTTCGGTGCCGAGCGCGATCGCTGGATAGCCTCGGGGCAGGCACATTTTGAGAGCCAGGAGGCAGCCGTTGAGCAGTCCGATGAGGTACCGCTCCAACCCGGCCAACAGCGTGTGGAGAGCGCCATCGCTGGCAACCTCTGGCAGGTTAATGTCGCGGAGGGAGATTCAGTCGCGGCGGGCGACGTGCTGGCGATCATCGAGGCAATGAAGATGGAGATTCCGCTTCTGGCCCCTTGCGACGGCATCGTGGAGGCCATCCAAGTGGCATCTGGTGCCACAGTGCGCGCCGGGCAGGGTGTGTTTGTGCTGACGCGGGACGTGGGGTAA
- a CDS encoding ABC transporter ATP-binding protein has translation MSFIEINNIWQQYGDHVVLENLNLRVNEGEFCTMVGASGCGKSTFLRLLLGQERPSRGAITLEGVPLPAEPDASRGVVFQRYSVFPHLTVLDNVTASLEFSRAPLTGRLFGKHKRAARERAQAMLARVGLGHALAKYPAQLSGGMQQRLAIAQALMMQPRILLLDEPFGALDPGIRKDMHQLLLELWHETRLTVFMVTHDLAEGFHLGTRLLVFDKVRIDPHAPEAYGARITYDLPLNEDRQQQRGVLAAPGVQPGAPLPSPLQELLS, from the coding sequence ATGAGTTTCATCGAGATCAACAATATCTGGCAGCAGTATGGCGACCACGTGGTGCTGGAGAACCTCAACCTGCGGGTCAATGAGGGCGAATTCTGCACCATGGTGGGCGCGTCCGGCTGCGGCAAGTCCACCTTCCTGCGCCTGCTGTTGGGGCAGGAGCGGCCAAGCCGCGGCGCGATTACGCTCGAGGGGGTGCCGCTGCCCGCCGAGCCGGACGCCAGCCGTGGCGTGGTGTTCCAGCGCTACTCGGTCTTTCCCCACCTCACGGTGCTGGACAACGTCACTGCCAGCCTCGAGTTCTCCCGCGCGCCGCTGACGGGCCGGCTGTTTGGCAAGCACAAGCGCGCGGCGCGGGAGCGGGCGCAGGCGATGCTGGCGCGGGTCGGGCTGGGCCACGCGCTGGCGAAATACCCGGCACAACTCTCCGGCGGCATGCAGCAACGGCTCGCCATCGCGCAGGCGCTGATGATGCAGCCGCGCATCCTGCTGCTGGATGAGCCTTTTGGCGCGCTGGACCCCGGCATCCGCAAGGATATGCACCAGCTATTGCTGGAGCTGTGGCATGAGACCCGGCTGACGGTCTTTATGGTGACCCACGATCTGGCCGAGGGTTTCCACCTCGGCACCCGGCTGCTGGTGTTCGACAAGGTGCGCATTGATCCCCATGCGCCCGAGGCTTATGGCGCGCGCATCACCTATGACCTGCCGCTGAACGAAGATCGGCAGCAACAGCGCGGCGTCCTTGCCGCTCCCGGCGTGCAGCCGGGCGCTCCCTTACCATCCCCTTTACAGGAGTTACTATCATGA
- a CDS encoding urea amidolyase associated protein UAAP2, which translates to MTVTTHARHADDAVFRHTIPAGEPYLFEVKRGQTVRLHDVEGNQAVDTLFYSAANPRERYDAQRTLRRQNNAYLTTGSVLWSNLGNPLLTITADTCGRHDTLGGACSQESNTVRYALDTRSMHSCRDNFLCACLHDGRMNKGDLTANINFFMNVPVTPDGQLTFEDGISAAGKYVELRAEQDVIVLISNCPQLNNPCNGWNPTAAEVLVWN; encoded by the coding sequence ATGACCGTGACTACCCATGCCAGACACGCTGACGATGCCGTTTTCCGCCACACCATCCCGGCGGGCGAACCCTACCTGTTTGAGGTGAAACGCGGCCAGACCGTGCGGCTGCATGATGTGGAGGGCAATCAGGCAGTGGACACGCTGTTCTACAGCGCCGCCAACCCGCGTGAACGCTATGACGCGCAACGCACGCTGCGCCGCCAGAATAACGCCTACCTCACCACCGGCAGCGTGCTGTGGTCTAACCTCGGTAACCCGCTACTGACCATCACGGCCGACACCTGCGGGCGCCACGACACCCTGGGCGGCGCCTGCTCGCAGGAGAGCAACACCGTACGCTATGCGTTGGACACGCGCTCAATGCATAGCTGCCGCGATAACTTCCTCTGCGCCTGCCTGCATGATGGCCGCATGAACAAGGGCGACCTGACGGCCAACATCAACTTCTTTATGAATGTGCCGGTGACGCCCGATGGCCAACTGACCTTTGAGGATGGCATCTCCGCCGCTGGCAAATATGTGGAGCTGCGCGCCGAGCAGGATGTGATCGTGCTGATCTCCAACTGCCCGCAGCTTAACAACCCCTGCAATGGCTGGAACCCAACCGCCGCCGAGGTGTTGGTATGGAACTGA
- a CDS encoding LTA synthase family protein, which produces MFKNVLYIAFYCLICFLLSNNCDKYTSLFLLIEATLVYIFIISLQSRKTSTVVWLAYSVLLGAQISSIISTGDYIIPLTIMNLSEASAIGFSQIFKITAIFLAYLILAMPVYFLPRLKSPWLKLFIFPVLFLQGPLTSSFATLSATYKQMTFEPTNDSENVAKKFLKYNIYKSSSLPAEMNIKEHPNVIVIFTEGLSEQVIDTVNKKGLDVTPNLDKYYNEQFIVKNYFNHTAATFRGLRGQLTSGYQYKGGYNANDTSGVGQISIEELKKTYNNSLISIANILKSNGYGTYFLSADSSNSNLNNLMESLNFDKVYGKEDFVINRPQAMSDKQTFESLQKIVEKTKDNFFIGVYCVGTHHGMDSPDEKYQDGKNPYYNKFHNYDAQLGKFVDWFKQSPYYNNTILIITADHATFPSPEYKESFGSNAKYFVDRVPFILIGSGIHHFIYDAKGKNSLGTAPTILNLLKINRAPNYFLGCSLFDTDCHSKFMWHSAIGDSYFSTMPHGKEEEYQVTETEADPDIQAYYNISR; this is translated from the coding sequence ATGTTTAAAAATGTGTTATACATTGCCTTTTATTGCTTAATTTGCTTTCTGCTTTCAAACAACTGTGATAAATACACTTCTCTATTCTTATTGATTGAGGCAACACTTGTCTATATTTTTATCATTAGTTTACAGTCTAGAAAAACTTCTACGGTGGTCTGGTTGGCTTACTCAGTGCTTCTTGGCGCACAGATAAGCTCAATCATCAGTACCGGAGATTATATCATCCCCCTCACAATTATGAACTTGTCTGAGGCAAGTGCCATCGGTTTCTCTCAGATCTTTAAAATTACGGCAATATTTTTGGCATATCTTATATTAGCGATGCCAGTATATTTTTTACCAAGATTAAAATCACCCTGGCTCAAGCTGTTTATCTTCCCAGTTCTGTTTTTGCAGGGGCCACTAACCAGTTCCTTTGCTACACTATCTGCAACTTATAAGCAAATGACTTTTGAACCCACCAATGACAGCGAAAACGTAGCTAAGAAATTCTTAAAATATAATATTTATAAGTCATCCTCTCTTCCAGCCGAGATGAATATCAAAGAGCACCCCAATGTGATTGTTATTTTCACAGAGGGTTTATCAGAGCAAGTTATTGATACTGTCAACAAAAAAGGGCTAGATGTCACGCCAAACTTAGATAAATACTATAATGAACAATTCATAGTAAAAAACTATTTTAACCATACTGCTGCAACATTCAGAGGGTTAAGAGGTCAACTGACATCAGGTTACCAATATAAAGGAGGCTATAATGCCAATGATACCTCTGGCGTGGGACAAATATCAATCGAAGAGCTAAAAAAAACCTATAACAATAGTTTGATTTCCATTGCGAACATTTTGAAAAGTAATGGCTATGGCACTTACTTCCTCTCAGCGGACAGTAGTAACAGTAATTTAAACAATCTCATGGAGAGTTTGAATTTTGACAAAGTGTATGGAAAAGAGGATTTTGTCATCAACAGACCTCAAGCCATGTCTGACAAGCAGACCTTTGAATCTCTCCAAAAGATTGTTGAAAAAACTAAGGATAATTTTTTTATCGGTGTTTACTGTGTTGGAACACACCACGGCATGGATAGTCCCGATGAAAAATACCAAGATGGTAAAAACCCTTATTACAACAAATTTCATAACTATGATGCTCAGCTTGGCAAATTTGTTGACTGGTTTAAACAAAGCCCTTACTACAATAATACCATTTTGATCATTACAGCCGATCACGCTACTTTCCCATCACCAGAATATAAAGAGAGTTTTGGCAGTAATGCCAAGTATTTCGTCGACAGAGTTCCCTTTATCCTCATCGGATCGGGCATTCATCACTTTATCTACGATGCTAAAGGAAAGAATAGCTTGGGCACAGCACCTACCATCCTTAATCTTTTAAAAATAAACCGAGCGCCGAACTACTTCCTCGGCTGCTCCCTTTTTGATACTGATTGCCACTCAAAATTTATGTGGCACTCAGCAATAGGTGATAGCTACTTCTCTACTATGCCGCATGGTAAAGAAGAGGAATACCAAGTTACGGAAACCGAGGCCGATCCAGATATCCAAGCATATTACAATATAAGCCGCTAA
- a CDS encoding urea amidolyase associated protein UAAP1, which yields MTLFAQTRTTLHQETLPGGGHTSFILKRGQVLRLTDIEGGANVSLMLLNAHEKSERLNLPDTLKGQHTAKLTVGHCLYSDMGRVLAAIVADSCGWHDSFGGVLNAAETAEKYGQGRYQELRNGFHRNGTDNLLVEMGKWNLGIEDLQMVLNLFSKVTVDGQGTFQFHANHSQPGDAVELYAPMDVLVVLTALPHPMDPARHYAPRPVHLAWHLAEEGQAALCETSRPENARAFQNTRRFTL from the coding sequence ATGACGCTCTTCGCGCAAACCCGGACAACCCTCCATCAGGAGACACTGCCCGGCGGCGGCCACACCTCCTTTATCCTGAAACGCGGGCAGGTGCTGCGCCTGACCGACATTGAGGGCGGCGCCAATGTCAGCCTGATGCTGCTCAACGCCCATGAGAAGAGTGAGCGGCTGAACCTGCCGGATACGCTGAAGGGGCAGCATACGGCGAAACTGACCGTTGGCCACTGCCTCTACTCGGACATGGGCCGGGTGCTGGCGGCGATTGTCGCTGACAGTTGCGGCTGGCATGACAGCTTTGGCGGCGTGCTGAATGCCGCGGAAACCGCAGAAAAGTATGGCCAGGGCCGGTATCAGGAGCTGCGCAACGGCTTCCACCGTAACGGCACGGACAATTTGCTGGTGGAGATGGGCAAGTGGAACCTTGGCATTGAGGATCTGCAAATGGTGCTTAACCTGTTCAGCAAGGTCACGGTGGACGGGCAGGGCACGTTCCAGTTCCACGCCAACCACTCCCAGCCGGGCGACGCGGTTGAACTGTACGCGCCGATGGATGTGCTGGTGGTGCTGACCGCCCTGCCGCACCCGATGGATCCCGCCCGCCACTACGCACCGCGCCCGGTGCACCTCGCCTGGCATCTGGCGGAGGAGGGACAGGCCGCGCTGTGCGAAACCTCGCGCCCGGAGAATGCCCGCGCCTTCCAAAACACCCGCCGGTTCACCCTGTAA
- a CDS encoding dienelactone hydrolase family protein yields MADIQHTTITYTANHQEMEGVLVFDAALSGTRPGLVMAPNWMGVTENAVRLAGQVAAQGYAVFIADLYGKGNRPTSPEEAGAAMGAVKDTADEVVRMAAALATLKDQAFVAVDSNRVAAFGFCFGGHCALELARSGEALRAAISFHGTLDASGLHDAKNVQCPLLVLDGASDPLVPREQLTAFAQEMNGVGADWQLVSYGGAVHSFTDPNANVEGVAKFHPTVSTRAFNAMYALLDEVI; encoded by the coding sequence ATGGCAGACATTCAACACACAACGATCACCTATACCGCCAACCACCAAGAGATGGAGGGTGTGCTGGTATTTGACGCCGCACTCTCTGGCACTCGACCGGGGCTGGTAATGGCCCCAAACTGGATGGGCGTCACTGAGAACGCCGTACGTCTGGCAGGGCAGGTGGCCGCCCAGGGTTACGCGGTGTTTATTGCGGATCTGTATGGCAAGGGCAACCGCCCGACCTCGCCGGAAGAGGCGGGCGCCGCGATGGGCGCGGTCAAAGACACGGCTGATGAAGTGGTGCGGATGGCGGCAGCCCTCGCGACACTAAAAGATCAGGCATTTGTGGCAGTCGACAGCAACCGGGTCGCGGCCTTTGGTTTCTGCTTCGGTGGCCACTGCGCGCTGGAGCTTGCCCGCAGCGGCGAGGCCCTGCGTGCCGCCATCTCATTCCATGGCACCCTCGACGCCAGCGGCCTGCACGATGCGAAAAACGTCCAATGCCCACTGCTGGTACTGGATGGCGCTTCTGATCCGCTGGTGCCGCGCGAGCAACTGACCGCCTTCGCCCAAGAGATGAACGGCGTGGGCGCTGACTGGCAGCTGGTCAGCTACGGCGGCGCGGTACACTCCTTCACCGACCCGAATGCCAACGTCGAAGGCGTCGCAAAATTCCACCCGACGGTCTCCACCCGCGCATTCAACGCCATGTACGCGCTGCTGGACGAAGTAATCTGA